A genomic stretch from Flavobacterium nitratireducens includes:
- a CDS encoding helix-turn-helix domain-containing protein produces MIGDANNAVLEKAKNFKKYFDELRNELAYQEEGFEIKVQNILENLFIDLHRQLSNKIHKNQESDNFIEKLSQLIESDLTKKWHIEDLASVFNMGKTKFTYEVKKLTGFPPNSFIISLKLERAINLIKNNSQVNMAEITYSCGFSSLQHFTSTFSQRNGISPRKFQIQQQKKRK; encoded by the coding sequence ATGATTGGCGATGCCAACAATGCCGTACTGGAAAAAGCTAAAAACTTCAAAAAGTATTTTGACGAATTACGAAACGAATTGGCTTATCAGGAAGAAGGTTTTGAAATCAAGGTACAAAACATTCTGGAAAATCTGTTTATCGATTTGCATCGTCAACTTTCGAATAAAATTCATAAAAACCAAGAAAGCGATAACTTCATTGAAAAATTAAGCCAACTAATTGAAAGTGATTTGACTAAAAAATGGCACATTGAGGACCTTGCTTCTGTTTTTAATATGGGAAAAACCAAATTCACTTATGAAGTAAAAAAACTTACTGGATTTCCTCCCAACAGCTTTATTATCAGTCTCAAACTGGAAAGAGCCATTAATTTAATCAAAAACAACAGTCAAGTAAATATGGCAGAAATTACCTATAGCTGCGGATTTTCGTCATTGCAGCATTTTACTTCTACTTTTTCACAACGTAATGGGATTAGTCCTAGGAAATTCCAGATTCAACAACAGAAAAAAAGGAAATAA
- a CDS encoding TlpA family protein disulfide reductase: MKKLTFLLFLSGVCSFAQTAIEKTKFTASIANRSIDTIVIVGAQKYEKKIPVNSKGQFQEELTVPKGFYRLTYGENMTNLYFIPGKDIELNTDEKKFNENLTFKGNGANENNYLTQIIARTNKLVADIYNKDQEAFDKAIAEQDETEKNILAKATIDPEFKENITRSYESNLSRIKSNYSNIQKSKALIGKAALDFEYENHKGGKTKLSDLKGKYVYIDIWATWCMPCLGEIPYLQKIEEKYKGKNIEFVSISVDVEKDYEKWKNMVTDKQLGGIQLIADKNWNSDFVTTYGINAIPRFILIDPQGNFISSDAERPSSPELVTRLDSLLK; encoded by the coding sequence ATGAAAAAACTAACTTTCCTTTTGTTTCTTTCAGGAGTTTGTTCATTTGCGCAAACAGCAATTGAAAAAACTAAGTTTACAGCTTCAATTGCAAACAGATCAATTGACACCATAGTAATAGTTGGCGCCCAAAAATACGAGAAAAAAATTCCTGTAAATTCCAAAGGACAATTTCAAGAGGAACTTACGGTACCTAAAGGATTTTATAGATTGACTTATGGAGAAAATATGACCAATTTGTACTTCATTCCAGGTAAAGACATTGAACTGAACACGGATGAGAAAAAATTCAATGAGAACCTAACTTTTAAAGGAAATGGAGCTAATGAAAACAATTATTTAACCCAAATTATAGCCCGAACAAACAAACTTGTAGCAGACATTTACAATAAAGATCAAGAAGCATTTGATAAAGCAATAGCTGAGCAAGATGAAACTGAAAAAAACATATTAGCAAAGGCAACTATCGATCCTGAATTCAAAGAAAATATTACAAGAAGTTACGAATCCAACTTAAGCAGAATTAAAAGTAATTATTCTAATATTCAAAAATCGAAAGCCTTAATAGGAAAAGCGGCTCTGGATTTTGAATACGAAAACCACAAAGGAGGAAAAACCAAATTGAGCGATTTAAAAGGGAAATATGTGTATATCGATATTTGGGCTACTTGGTGTATGCCTTGCCTAGGAGAAATTCCATACTTGCAAAAAATAGAAGAAAAATACAAAGGAAAAAATATCGAATTTGTGAGTATCTCTGTTGATGTTGAAAAAGACTATGAGAAATGGAAAAACATGGTTACTGATAAACAACTAGGAGGTATCCAATTAATTGCTGATAAAAACTGGAATTCAGATTTTGTTACTACTTATGGAATCAATGCAATACCACGATTCATCCTTATTGATCCACAAGGTAATTTCATCAGTAGCGATGCCGAAAGACCTTCGTCACCAGAGTTAGTTACTCGATTAGATTCATTATTAAAATAA
- a CDS encoding SPOR domain-containing protein, with product MNIEHYISQLLYRYQCVTVPGFGAFLTEIQSAQWVESANSFYPPKKLISFNTNIKNNDGLLANHIARAEKTSYEYAISAIQYQVLNWKKELEQNRALMVKNVGSFVLNATDNLIFTPSEQKNYLTASFGLSSFIAPAVKRDASEEQDLVVIDDREVIALVPEERTGRSYLKYAAIFILGLGLAGTAAYTVYNNQIETQTVLVEKAVQKKIQAKIQEATFFIKTPMAPVTLSVKSDKEEVKEVKMPYHVVAGAFRDEKNAEQIYKKLVKEGYNARRLEINKHGLYPVLYGSFATYAEAQKVKNEVRESENPDAWLLVESL from the coding sequence ATGAATATAGAACATTACATAAGCCAACTATTGTATCGTTATCAATGCGTTACTGTTCCTGGTTTCGGTGCATTTTTAACTGAAATCCAGTCAGCGCAATGGGTTGAGAGCGCTAATTCTTTTTATCCGCCTAAAAAATTGATTTCTTTTAATACCAACATTAAAAACAATGATGGATTATTAGCCAATCATATTGCTAGAGCTGAAAAAACTTCTTATGAATATGCGATAAGTGCTATTCAGTATCAGGTTTTGAATTGGAAAAAGGAATTAGAACAAAACAGAGCCTTAATGGTTAAAAATGTAGGTAGTTTTGTTTTGAATGCTACCGATAATTTGATTTTTACCCCATCGGAACAAAAGAATTATTTGACTGCTTCTTTTGGATTGTCTTCATTTATAGCGCCAGCCGTAAAACGTGATGCAAGTGAAGAACAAGATTTAGTTGTTATTGATGATAGGGAAGTAATTGCTTTAGTTCCTGAAGAAAGAACGGGACGTTCGTATTTAAAATATGCTGCTATCTTTATTCTTGGATTAGGTTTAGCGGGTACTGCAGCTTACACAGTATATAATAATCAAATAGAAACACAAACGGTTTTAGTAGAGAAAGCGGTACAAAAGAAAATACAAGCTAAAATTCAAGAAGCTACTTTCTTTATTAAAACACCAATGGCTCCTGTAACGCTATCTGTTAAATCGGATAAAGAAGAAGTTAAAGAAGTGAAAATGCCGTATCACGTTGTGGCAGGTGCATTTAGAGATGAAAAAAATGCAGAACAAATCTATAAAAAGTTGGTAAAAGAAGGATATAATGCCCGCCGATTAGAGATAAATAAACATGGTTTGTATCCTGTTTTATATGGAAGTTTTGCTACTTATGCCGAAGCTCAAAAAGTGAAAAATGAAGTTCGTGAATCAGAAAATCCAGATGCCTGGTTGCTGGTTGAATCACTTTAA
- the dprA gene encoding DNA-processing protein DprA, which produces MTTSELFYILALQKVEGVGDIMAKKLMSHCGSAEAVFKTKTQQLAAIDGVGSSLLKNLKDETVFDKANKELEYIQNNNINVSFFQDENYPDKLKHCVDAPVLLFSAGNIDLKNRKIISIVGTRQITSYGTEFCKKLIEDLIPLDPVIVSGFAYGVDIVAHQLAIENNLQTIGVLAHGLNQIYPKNHKKYMAKIEQNGGFMTEFWSSSNPDKENFVKRNRIVAGISEATIVIESAERGGSLITANMANDYNRDVFAVPGRVTDKYSTGCNNLIKTQKANVLTSAADLVYMLNWDIKEEPKAVQKQLFVSLDNDEQKIYDYLLKTGKELMDIIALECEFPIYRVSSILLNMELKGVIRPLPGKLFEAI; this is translated from the coding sequence ATGACAACATCTGAATTATTTTACATATTAGCACTGCAAAAAGTAGAAGGTGTAGGCGACATTATGGCTAAAAAACTAATGAGTCATTGCGGTTCGGCAGAAGCTGTTTTTAAAACCAAAACACAGCAATTAGCAGCAATTGATGGTGTAGGCAGCTCACTATTAAAGAATTTGAAAGATGAAACCGTTTTTGACAAAGCTAATAAGGAATTGGAATACATTCAAAACAACAACATCAACGTTAGTTTTTTTCAAGATGAAAATTATCCAGACAAACTTAAACATTGTGTGGATGCCCCTGTATTACTATTTAGTGCCGGAAACATCGATTTAAAAAACCGAAAAATCATCAGTATTGTAGGCACACGCCAAATTACTTCCTACGGAACGGAATTTTGTAAAAAACTCATTGAAGATTTGATTCCACTAGATCCGGTAATTGTTAGTGGATTTGCTTACGGAGTGGATATTGTAGCACACCAACTCGCCATAGAAAACAATTTGCAAACCATAGGAGTATTAGCGCATGGATTGAATCAAATTTATCCTAAAAACCACAAAAAATACATGGCTAAAATTGAACAAAATGGCGGTTTTATGACCGAATTTTGGAGTTCCAGTAATCCTGACAAAGAAAATTTTGTTAAAAGAAACCGCATTGTGGCAGGTATCTCCGAAGCTACTATCGTCATTGAATCGGCTGAAAGAGGCGGTTCATTGATTACTGCAAACATGGCAAACGACTACAACCGTGATGTTTTCGCGGTTCCGGGTCGCGTAACCGACAAATACAGCACAGGCTGTAACAACCTCATTAAAACCCAAAAAGCAAATGTACTCACTTCTGCCGCCGACTTAGTTTATATGCTGAATTGGGACATTAAAGAAGAACCCAAAGCGGTACAAAAACAACTCTTTGTTTCCCTAGATAACGACGAACAAAAAATATACGACTACCTTCTAAAAACAGGCAAGGAATTGATGGACATCATTGCTTTGGAATGTGAATTCCCTATTTACAGAGTTTCCAGTATTTTATTGAATATGGAACTCAAAGGCGTTATTAGACCTTTGCCAGGGAAATTGTTTGAGGCGATTTGA
- the trpS gene encoding tryptophan--tRNA ligase, whose translation MAKILTGVQSTGTPHLGNLLGAIIPAIQLSNHSANESFLFIADLHSVTQIKNGEVLRNNTYSVAAAWLAFGLDVNKVVFYRQSDVPKTAELSWYLSCFFPYQRLTLAHSFKDKADRLDDVNAGLFSYPMLMAADILLYDAEFVPVGKDQLQHLEMTRDVASRFNHQMGETFVLPEAKIQDDSMLIPGTNGGKMSKSANNIINIFLDDKSLRKQVMSIETDSTPLEAPKNPDTCNAFAIYSLLANEEQIATMRANYLAGNYGYGHAKQALFELICEKFKTEREKYHYYINNLQEVDALLKIGAEKASAVADGVLARVREKLGFEQR comes from the coding sequence ATGGCAAAAATACTTACGGGAGTTCAAAGTACTGGGACTCCACATTTAGGGAACTTACTAGGAGCAATTATTCCGGCAATTCAATTGTCTAATCATTCAGCAAATGAATCTTTTCTTTTTATTGCCGATTTACATTCGGTAACCCAAATAAAAAACGGAGAAGTTTTAAGAAATAATACGTATAGTGTTGCGGCTGCTTGGCTAGCTTTTGGATTAGATGTGAATAAGGTAGTTTTCTACAGACAGTCTGATGTACCAAAAACAGCAGAATTGTCTTGGTATTTGAGCTGTTTCTTTCCGTATCAAAGGTTGACATTGGCACATTCATTTAAAGATAAAGCCGATCGATTAGACGATGTGAATGCAGGTTTGTTTTCGTATCCAATGTTGATGGCGGCAGATATTTTATTGTATGATGCTGAATTTGTTCCGGTAGGAAAAGACCAATTGCAGCATTTAGAAATGACACGTGATGTAGCTTCTCGTTTCAACCATCAAATGGGGGAGACATTCGTATTGCCTGAAGCTAAAATTCAGGATGATAGTATGTTAATTCCGGGTACCAATGGTGGAAAAATGAGTAAATCGGCTAATAATATCATTAATATTTTTCTTGACGATAAATCTTTGCGCAAGCAGGTAATGAGTATTGAAACGGATAGTACACCACTTGAAGCACCAAAAAATCCGGATACCTGTAATGCTTTTGCGATTTATTCTTTATTAGCCAATGAAGAGCAAATTGCAACTATGCGTGCTAATTATTTAGCTGGAAATTATGGTTATGGTCATGCCAAACAAGCTTTGTTTGAGTTAATCTGCGAGAAATTCAAAACAGAGAGAGAAAAGTACCACTACTATATCAACAATCTTCAGGAAGTGGATGCGCTATTGAAAATTGGAGCTGAGAAAGCTTCGGCTGTAGCTGATGGTGTTTTAGCCAGAGTACGAGAAAAATTAGGTTTTGAGCAGCGATAG
- a CDS encoding GxxExxY protein encodes MTENEISKKVIGFAIEVHKALGPGFLENAYKECLFYKINKAGFFVEKEKALPVIFEEVKLDCGYRVDLLVENKLVIELKSVEALDVIHLAQTLTYLKLGNFKLGLRINFNEILLKDGIRRVVNNL; translated from the coding sequence ATGACAGAAAATGAAATTTCTAAAAAAGTTATTGGTTTTGCAATAGAGGTGCACAAAGCACTTGGGCCTGGTTTTTTGGAGAATGCATATAAAGAGTGTCTGTTTTATAAAATTAACAAAGCAGGTTTTTTTGTTGAGAAAGAAAAGGCTTTGCCCGTAATTTTTGAAGAGGTAAAATTGGATTGCGGTTATAGAGTTGATTTGTTAGTTGAAAATAAATTAGTAATTGAACTTAAAAGTGTTGAAGCTTTGGATGTAATTCATCTTGCTCAGACTTTGACTTATTTAAAGTTGGGTAATTTTAAACTTGGATTACGTATTAATTTTAATGAAATTCTATTGAAAGACGGTATAAGAAGAGTAGTTAATAATTTATAA
- a CDS encoding lysophospholipid acyltransferase family protein, translating into MKSIKIILWILWRIWFYILMAVPILAFFPILILTILSEKGYPYFFKIARIWAKFILLGMGFHYKVEREESIDPKKSYMIVANHTSMTDIMLMLAVVKNPFVFVGKQELAKIPIFGFFYKRTCILVDRKNSQSRMAVFTKAHKRIERGLSVCIFPEGGVPDDESVILDHFKEGAFKLAVQHQIPILPITFADNKKRFPYTIFAGSPGIMRVKIHKLVETKGKDESDRKEIREAVRNTIYNQLLIFEKQT; encoded by the coding sequence ATGAAGAGCATCAAAATAATTTTATGGATTTTATGGCGCATTTGGTTTTACATCCTTATGGCTGTACCCATATTAGCATTTTTCCCTATTTTAATTCTAACTATTTTATCTGAAAAAGGATATCCTTATTTTTTTAAAATAGCCAGAATTTGGGCCAAATTCATTCTTCTTGGCATGGGTTTTCATTACAAAGTAGAACGTGAAGAAAGCATTGACCCTAAAAAAAGTTATATGATTGTGGCCAATCATACTTCGATGACGGATATTATGTTAATGCTGGCTGTTGTCAAAAATCCTTTTGTATTTGTAGGCAAACAGGAATTGGCTAAAATTCCGATTTTTGGTTTTTTCTACAAAAGAACCTGCATTTTAGTCGATCGTAAAAATTCGCAAAGCCGAATGGCTGTTTTTACGAAAGCGCACAAAAGAATTGAACGTGGACTGAGTGTTTGCATCTTTCCAGAAGGAGGTGTTCCTGATGACGAATCAGTCATTTTAGACCATTTTAAAGAAGGCGCTTTTAAATTGGCCGTTCAACATCAAATTCCCATTTTACCAATCACATTTGCAGACAACAAAAAACGATTTCCTTATACCATTTTTGCTGGTTCTCCAGGCATCATGCGTGTAAAAATCCATAAACTAGTTGAAACCAAAGGCAAAGACGAATCAGATAGAAAAGAAATCAGGGAAGCTGTTAGAAATACTATTTACAATCAGCTTTTAATTTTTGAAAAACAAACTTAA